From a region of the Candidatus Rhabdochlamydia porcellionis genome:
- a CDS encoding A/G-specific adenine glycosylase: MDIEALKKWFLAQKRDFSWRISPTPYGVWISEVMLQQTRASVVEGHFERWMILFPDVKTLALAPQVEIIKAWEGLGYYNRARNLHLAAKYILEKYEGVIPDNREELEKIKGLGPYTVGALLNFAFHQKAAAVDANVTRVLARYYYVEEDVTKAKTKQLIQLKTENLLPETEPWVCMEALIELGSLVCSKVAKCIKCPIKRGCRARELKSQHRLPKKPPKKKVQLLHRNVIVLVYQDSVLLRKTESGLMADLYEFPYFEKEKSQEEILLTFLSREAIYQQHLNAVNHTFTHFKAILLPSVWRALRKEIFSNYIWVLKKDLVKFPFSAGHRKIIQQIEGIR, encoded by the coding sequence GTGGATATAGAAGCTTTAAAAAAGTGGTTTTTGGCACAAAAAAGAGATTTTTCTTGGAGAATAAGCCCAACACCTTATGGTGTTTGGATCTCAGAGGTTATGCTGCAGCAAACAAGGGCTAGCGTTGTAGAAGGGCATTTTGAGCGCTGGATGATTTTATTTCCCGATGTGAAAACTTTGGCGTTAGCTCCTCAAGTAGAGATAATTAAAGCTTGGGAAGGATTAGGTTATTATAACCGGGCAAGAAACCTGCATTTAGCTGCAAAATATATACTCGAAAAATATGAGGGGGTCATTCCGGATAACAGAGAGGAATTAGAAAAAATTAAAGGATTAGGCCCTTATACGGTAGGGGCTCTTTTAAATTTTGCCTTTCATCAAAAAGCCGCTGCTGTTGATGCCAATGTAACACGTGTACTTGCACGTTATTATTATGTAGAAGAGGATGTTACGAAGGCAAAGACCAAGCAGCTTATACAACTCAAGACAGAAAACCTTTTGCCAGAGACCGAACCCTGGGTTTGTATGGAGGCTTTGATCGAATTGGGTTCTCTAGTTTGTAGTAAAGTAGCTAAGTGTATAAAATGTCCTATAAAAAGAGGCTGTAGAGCAAGAGAGTTAAAAAGCCAACATCGATTGCCTAAGAAACCTCCTAAGAAAAAAGTTCAGCTTTTACATCGCAATGTGATTGTACTTGTCTATCAGGATAGTGTTTTATTAAGGAAAACAGAATCTGGTTTAATGGCTGATTTATATGAGTTTCCCTATTTTGAGAAAGAAAAGTCGCAGGAAGAGATCTTGCTTACATTCCTTTCTAGAGAAGCCATTTACCAACAACACTTAAATGCTGTAAATCATACGTTTACTCATTTCAAAGCAATTTTACTTCCTTCTGTTTGGCGAGCTTTGAGAAAAGAGATTTTTAGCAATTATATATGGGTTTTAAAAAAAGATCTGGTAAAGTTTCCCTTTTCAGCAGGGCATAGGAAAATTATCCAGCAGATAGAAGGAATAAGATGA
- a CDS encoding glycosyltransferase family 4 protein — protein MKIVHTESSMGWGGQEMRILAEAEGMRQRGHTVFFALSFDSELAKRARQKGFVVYTFCFKKKVLFFTVAKLLMFFKKERIDLINTHSSLDAWIAGIAAKLSQKPVVRTRHLSTSIRGGINGFMLYNRLADFVVSTSSAVLPLLQEKAALHPSRMRCIATGVNPKIADTIQDTLVFRKQLGLSPTDILVGTACVLRSWKGIPDLLKAADLLKNHQQIKWILIGGGYLERYLVMIREMKLENVICVGHLESPYTAISALDIFMLLSVAHEGISQATLQAAFLKRPLITTSVGGLPEICIHENTGLRVPSSDPEAVAQAVLKMAEDRLLRERLGENAKMLVEQKYTITHTLDQMEAIYQKLL, from the coding sequence ATGAAAATCGTTCATACAGAAAGTTCCATGGGTTGGGGTGGGCAAGAAATGAGGATTTTAGCAGAAGCAGAGGGAATGCGTCAAAGAGGTCATACCGTGTTTTTTGCGCTCTCTTTTGATAGTGAATTAGCAAAACGCGCTAGGCAGAAAGGGTTTGTGGTTTATACGTTTTGTTTTAAGAAAAAGGTTCTCTTTTTTACCGTGGCGAAGTTGTTGATGTTTTTTAAAAAAGAGAGGATTGATCTGATCAATACGCATTCCTCTTTAGATGCTTGGATAGCGGGGATTGCTGCCAAACTATCTCAAAAGCCCGTTGTTCGGACACGTCATCTATCTACTTCTATTCGAGGGGGTATAAATGGGTTTATGCTTTATAATAGGCTTGCTGATTTTGTAGTTTCTACTTCTTCTGCCGTATTGCCTTTACTCCAAGAAAAAGCAGCCTTACATCCTTCTCGTATGCGGTGCATTGCAACAGGGGTGAATCCAAAAATTGCTGATACTATACAGGATACTCTTGTTTTTCGTAAGCAATTAGGTTTAAGTCCTACAGATATTTTAGTGGGGACAGCTTGTGTATTGCGTTCTTGGAAAGGGATTCCTGATTTATTAAAAGCAGCTGATCTATTAAAGAATCATCAACAGATCAAATGGATTTTAATTGGTGGAGGGTATTTAGAGAGATATCTTGTGATGATTCGTGAAATGAAATTAGAAAACGTGATTTGTGTGGGCCATTTAGAATCGCCTTATACAGCCATTAGTGCTTTAGATATTTTTATGCTTTTAAGCGTGGCTCACGAGGGGATCTCTCAGGCCACATTACAAGCAGCCTTTTTAAAACGTCCTTTAATTACAACTAGCGTAGGTGGTCTGCCGGAGATATGTATTCATGAAAATACGGGTTTAAGAGTTCCTTCTTCTGATCCAGAAGCAGTTGCCCAAGCTGTGTTAAAAATGGCAGAAGATCGCCTTTTAAGAGAGCGTTTAGGGGAAAATGCAAAGATGTTAGTAGAACAAAAATATACGATTACCCATACTTTAGATCAAATGGAAGCTATCTATCAAAAGCTTCTTTGA
- a CDS encoding type II secretion system protein GspD, giving the protein MKNILLYFCLATTTLSGQTLSDKLLQEENRSSAKTDVLLKEINERIYLLRSQLQEGYRQVQTLYDTKADEEQFHALLAEVNAMKQKLQSQEKQWREIVIKESKQEEEGYALWDQEETTLAHLIIEYGALDYLYIVPPEMANMKLNMHSNVPIPRESWNDVLEIILSHNGIGIKNINSYARQLYLLKQEPACIERIASSLEQLLLTPEHSRIFYVFSPPIEHIKSVKQFFEKFSDPKQTFIYQIGPKIGIVSNREEVQKILHLYQSVWGQMQGRVSRVIPVLKMSVKEMEKILQSFFSESIEKARPHFTKKEQEGLTVFSLLQGNSLVAIGRKEVVDKAERVVRETEDQLQNPAEMTVYLYPCRHSSPNDLAQVLEKVYTSLLAASSDTKKEAELNYSAPGTPFKTPPDGYPPVPPLVVAPKPIHSNTLSTVGIDYGSDHFIPDSKTGTLLMVVRRDALGKIKDLIRNLDIPKKMVQIEVLLFEKQLNCENSLGMNLLKLGSKNVLKWSSNVAPSGSGVLEFLLHNNSSKHFPAYDLAYSFLMSQDDIQLNAAPSIITVNQTPATISIVEEISINNGAAPLDTNKGTAFEKSFSRAQYGIVITLVPTIHLPFIDEIDMEETGFVTLKTNVTFDTTRHDEHKDRPLVNRRHIENEVCIADGQTVILGGLRRKASQDKEEKIPFLGDIPGLGKLFGATKLRSNDTEMFIFITPKIILDAKEQLQQILYEELRKRPGDQPEFLDCLVEAQEKARYKKIQNGLSCLAEK; this is encoded by the coding sequence ATGAAGAATATTCTTCTCTATTTTTGCTTGGCGACAACTACGCTTTCAGGACAGACCTTATCCGATAAATTATTACAAGAAGAGAATCGATCTTCTGCCAAAACGGATGTTTTATTAAAAGAGATCAATGAACGGATTTATCTTTTAAGGTCTCAATTACAAGAAGGTTACCGTCAGGTACAAACTCTATATGATACTAAGGCTGATGAAGAACAGTTTCATGCTCTTCTGGCAGAAGTTAATGCGATGAAACAAAAACTCCAGTCGCAAGAAAAACAGTGGCGAGAAATCGTCATTAAAGAGTCTAAACAAGAGGAGGAAGGATACGCTCTTTGGGATCAAGAGGAAACCACTCTTGCGCATTTAATTATTGAATATGGTGCATTGGATTATCTCTATATCGTGCCTCCAGAAATGGCAAATATGAAGTTAAATATGCATTCGAATGTCCCCATTCCAAGAGAATCCTGGAATGATGTATTAGAAATCATTCTCTCTCATAATGGGATTGGAATTAAGAATATAAATTCATATGCTAGACAGCTATATTTACTTAAGCAGGAGCCAGCTTGCATTGAAAGGATTGCCTCTTCTTTAGAACAACTACTTTTAACACCGGAACATAGTCGCATTTTTTATGTCTTTTCCCCTCCCATCGAACACATAAAAAGCGTAAAACAGTTTTTTGAAAAGTTCTCTGATCCTAAGCAAACCTTTATTTATCAAATTGGCCCTAAGATTGGTATTGTGTCTAATCGAGAAGAGGTGCAAAAGATCCTACATTTATATCAGAGCGTATGGGGACAGATGCAAGGTAGAGTTTCTCGCGTGATTCCTGTGCTTAAGATGTCTGTTAAAGAAATGGAAAAGATCCTGCAGTCTTTTTTTAGCGAGTCTATCGAGAAAGCACGACCTCATTTTACTAAGAAAGAGCAAGAAGGGCTTACCGTTTTCTCGCTTTTGCAAGGCAATTCTCTGGTGGCTATTGGCAGGAAAGAAGTAGTGGATAAAGCAGAGCGTGTTGTGCGTGAAACAGAAGATCAGTTGCAAAACCCTGCTGAAATGACAGTCTATTTATATCCTTGTCGTCATAGTAGTCCTAACGATTTAGCCCAGGTATTAGAAAAAGTTTATACCTCTCTTCTAGCTGCATCATCTGATACTAAAAAAGAAGCAGAGTTAAATTACTCAGCGCCTGGGACTCCTTTTAAAACGCCTCCTGATGGGTATCCTCCTGTTCCTCCTCTTGTAGTGGCACCAAAACCGATTCATTCCAACACATTATCGACGGTTGGGATCGATTATGGCAGCGATCATTTTATTCCAGATTCTAAAACAGGAACTCTATTGATGGTTGTTCGTCGTGATGCCTTAGGGAAAATCAAGGATCTTATACGTAATTTGGATATTCCTAAAAAAATGGTGCAAATTGAGGTGTTATTGTTCGAAAAACAACTCAATTGTGAAAATAGCTTAGGGATGAATCTATTGAAATTAGGATCAAAAAACGTCTTGAAATGGAGCTCTAATGTAGCACCAAGTGGATCAGGGGTGCTAGAATTCCTTTTGCACAATAACTCTTCTAAACATTTTCCAGCTTATGATTTAGCGTATAGTTTTTTAATGTCACAAGATGATATTCAACTCAATGCAGCCCCGTCTATCATCACTGTGAATCAAACCCCTGCTACTATTTCCATTGTAGAAGAAATTTCGATTAATAATGGAGCAGCCCCTTTAGATACCAACAAAGGCACAGCGTTTGAAAAGTCTTTTTCCAGAGCTCAATATGGAATTGTCATTACGCTTGTTCCAACTATCCATTTACCTTTTATAGATGAGATAGACATGGAGGAAACAGGATTTGTTACTTTGAAGACCAATGTTACCTTTGATACAACAAGACATGACGAGCATAAAGATCGTCCTTTGGTGAATAGACGGCATATTGAAAACGAAGTATGCATTGCAGATGGACAAACAGTTATCTTAGGGGGACTGCGACGAAAAGCTTCTCAGGATAAGGAAGAAAAGATTCCCTTCCTAGGAGATATACCGGGTTTAGGAAAATTATTTGGAGCGACTAAACTCAGAAGTAACGATACAGAAATGTTTATTTTTATCACGCCAAAAATCATTTTAGATGCCAAAGAACAGTTACAACAAATTTTATATGAAGAGCTCAGGAAAAGACCAGGCGATCAACCCGAGTTTCTGGATTGTTTAGTAGAAGCACAAGAAAAAGCTCGATATAAAAAGATCCAAAATGGGCTTAGTTGCCTTGCAGAGAAATAA
- the gspE gene encoding type II secretion system ATPase GspE gives MAMLTEFLAKLSGLLKQKEDPASLVKVHPYVGNVEEKVKELEIAFYSDLSDFFCVRNKISPLSYSFVRKNQLVILEEQMDKWLIAMLNPFDLEALEQVRFITQKDVQVVFTTQVAFEKAIEQLFHQKENEASEYIASLQKNQEGCLEDLQEGYDLLESVSEVPVIHLLNVILAEAIQQGSSDIHFEPTEQGLEVRYRVDGVLHMRHTPPLELQTQLITRIKVLARLDIAEHRLPQDGRIKLHMGQRQIDFRVSTVPVAFGERIVLRILDKNNVSLGLDKIGMDSALLSAFNKLIRLSEGIVLVTGPTGSGKTTTLYSALSEINSSEVNIMTIEDPVEYKLPGMAQIGVNPRIHLNFATGLRHILRQDPDVIMIGEIRDKETAEIAIQSALTGHLVFSTLHTNDAPSALTRLVDMGIEPYLLSSSVLGVLAQRLVRRICPHCMVLYQPSGQELKEVGLSKSEVKQGLYQGAGCEICYGSGFKGRHAIYELMYVDHLVRQQLLLSADATTLQKVALAQGMSSLRQQGAVLVQKGITTTSEVLRVTKILEFC, from the coding sequence ATGGCAATGCTCACGGAGTTTTTAGCAAAATTATCGGGTTTGCTTAAACAGAAAGAGGATCCTGCCTCTTTAGTAAAAGTTCACCCCTATGTGGGAAATGTAGAAGAAAAAGTCAAAGAACTAGAAATTGCTTTCTATTCAGATCTTTCAGATTTTTTTTGTGTCAGAAACAAAATTTCCCCTCTTTCTTATTCTTTTGTTCGTAAAAACCAGCTGGTAATATTAGAAGAGCAGATGGATAAGTGGCTTATTGCTATGCTCAATCCTTTTGATTTAGAAGCTTTGGAACAGGTCAGATTTATCACGCAAAAAGATGTGCAGGTGGTTTTTACAACTCAAGTAGCTTTTGAAAAAGCGATCGAGCAGCTCTTTCATCAAAAAGAGAATGAAGCGTCGGAATATATTGCAAGCCTGCAAAAAAATCAGGAAGGTTGTTTAGAAGATCTACAAGAAGGCTATGATTTATTAGAGAGCGTAAGTGAGGTTCCTGTCATTCACCTTTTAAATGTTATTTTGGCAGAAGCGATACAACAAGGCTCCTCGGATATCCATTTTGAACCGACAGAACAAGGCTTAGAGGTGCGTTATAGGGTAGATGGTGTATTGCACATGCGCCATACTCCTCCTTTAGAGCTACAAACCCAGCTTATTACGCGAATTAAAGTATTGGCTCGACTAGATATTGCAGAGCACAGACTGCCTCAAGATGGAAGGATTAAATTGCATATGGGACAAAGGCAGATCGATTTTCGGGTAAGCACTGTGCCTGTTGCTTTTGGAGAGAGGATTGTGTTACGTATTTTAGATAAAAATAATGTTTCCCTTGGGTTAGATAAGATTGGTATGGACTCTGCTCTATTGAGTGCATTTAATAAATTGATTCGTTTAAGTGAGGGGATTGTACTAGTCACAGGGCCAACTGGTAGTGGAAAGACAACTACTTTATATAGCGCTTTATCAGAAATTAACTCTTCTGAAGTGAATATCATGACTATTGAAGACCCAGTTGAGTACAAACTTCCCGGTATGGCTCAAATTGGAGTCAATCCTAGGATTCATCTCAACTTTGCCACGGGTTTAAGGCACATTCTCAGACAAGATCCCGATGTCATTATGATTGGTGAGATCCGTGATAAAGAAACCGCAGAGATTGCTATTCAATCTGCATTAACCGGGCATTTGGTTTTTAGCACGCTGCATACCAATGATGCCCCTTCAGCTTTAACTCGTTTAGTGGATATGGGAATTGAACCTTATCTGCTTTCTTCTTCTGTACTAGGGGTATTAGCTCAGCGTCTTGTACGAAGAATTTGTCCTCACTGTATGGTTCTTTATCAACCTTCTGGTCAAGAGCTTAAAGAGGTAGGTCTTAGTAAAAGCGAGGTAAAGCAAGGTCTTTATCAAGGAGCTGGTTGTGAAATATGTTATGGTTCTGGTTTTAAAGGAAGACATGCTATTTATGAGTTGATGTATGTAGATCACTTGGTTAGACAACAATTACTTCTCTCAGCAGATGCAACTACGTTGCAAAAAGTAGCTTTGGCTCAAGGAATGAGTAGCCTACGACAGCAAGGAGCTGTTTTGGTTCAAAAAGGAATTACTACTACTTCTGAAGTATTGAGAGTAACTAAAATTTTGGAGTTTTGTTAG
- a CDS encoding type II secretion system F family protein: protein MPLFRYRAITTNGKEIKGAIDADCLETAKEKLRKQQFLVTSLTYLQNKQKEPILTPALLLIFTKELSQLLKAGLPLYESLLTIEEKYVRHKAHSLFLDLCHRLKEGYPLSESLKKYPHTFDTIYISMVHIAEQSGNLISTFEQLVQIISHQQMMRKQLKSALTYPGVLFCFSCLIVLGLLLFVIPSMKELFQDRSLHPVTAFVLSLSNQLNQHIWTFFLSMFILCTATLLALKKFFKELIYPILIQLPYVSTLLFHNTLLCLSRTMAMLLSAGMPLIESIALIKKIVRHPLLEKVLIDAQQKLAQGKKLSWICNEHPIMPVLMTRMLSIAEETGKMEEAFFHLSKIYEEELEKHLAQISAFLQPIMLIALGAIIGLVVLSILIPLTDVGSFN from the coding sequence GTGCCTTTATTTCGTTATCGTGCAATTACCACTAATGGTAAAGAGATTAAAGGCGCTATTGATGCAGATTGCTTAGAAACGGCTAAAGAAAAACTGCGCAAGCAACAATTCCTGGTTACCTCTTTAACCTATCTACAGAATAAACAAAAAGAACCGATTTTAACTCCAGCTCTTCTACTCATCTTTACAAAAGAGCTCTCTCAATTACTTAAAGCAGGTCTTCCTTTGTATGAGAGTTTATTAACCATTGAAGAAAAATATGTACGCCACAAAGCACATTCCTTATTTCTAGACCTTTGTCATCGTTTGAAAGAAGGTTATCCTCTTTCAGAGTCTTTAAAAAAGTATCCTCATACTTTTGATACCATCTATATTTCCATGGTGCATATTGCAGAACAAAGTGGGAATTTGATTTCTACTTTTGAGCAGCTTGTCCAAATTATTTCCCATCAGCAGATGATGAGAAAGCAATTAAAGTCTGCGCTCACTTATCCAGGTGTTCTCTTTTGTTTTTCTTGTCTGATTGTCTTAGGATTGTTGTTATTTGTAATTCCTTCTATGAAAGAGCTCTTTCAAGATCGATCTTTGCATCCTGTTACTGCTTTTGTGCTTAGTTTGAGCAACCAACTCAATCAACATATTTGGACCTTTTTTTTATCCATGTTTATCCTTTGCACAGCAACTTTACTGGCTCTAAAAAAATTCTTTAAAGAGCTTATTTATCCTATTTTGATCCAATTACCCTATGTAAGCACGCTCCTTTTTCATAATACCCTTTTATGCTTATCACGTACTATGGCTATGTTGCTCAGTGCTGGAATGCCATTGATTGAATCGATTGCTTTGATCAAAAAAATAGTCAGACATCCTTTACTAGAAAAAGTGTTAATCGATGCGCAGCAAAAGCTTGCGCAAGGCAAAAAACTTTCATGGATTTGTAATGAACACCCTATTATGCCTGTTTTAATGACAAGAATGCTCTCTATTGCAGAAGAGACGGGGAAAATGGAGGAAGCTTTTTTTCATCTTTCTAAAATTTATGAAGAAGAATTAGAAAAACACCTTGCACAGATCTCAGCTTTTTTGCAACCTATTATGTTAATTGCTTTAGGAGCAATTATCGGTCTTGTAGTTTTATCTATTCTTATTCCACTAACCGATGTAGGTTCTTTTAATTAG
- a CDS encoding type II secretion system protein has product MRKKQALTLLEIMIVIVLIGLIGSVLGFSMKGSLDKGKIFKTERAIQLIEDILMLEVAKGASITDVVDHAETYLKDSGMVKNVANILKDGWGTPFTIEKKDDQIVVTSKRLTELQAPDDDSSQKSKE; this is encoded by the coding sequence ATGAGAAAAAAACAGGCACTCACTTTATTAGAGATTATGATTGTCATCGTCTTAATTGGGCTCATTGGCAGCGTTCTCGGGTTTAGTATGAAAGGAAGCCTTGATAAAGGGAAGATATTTAAAACCGAGCGAGCTATACAACTTATCGAAGATATCCTCATGTTAGAAGTGGCCAAAGGAGCTTCTATTACAGATGTGGTTGATCATGCAGAGACTTATTTAAAGGATTCAGGTATGGTAAAGAATGTAGCGAATATCTTAAAAGATGGATGGGGGACACCGTTTACCATTGAAAAAAAAGATGATCAAATTGTCGTAACCTCAAAGCGCTTAACAGAGTTACAAGCGCCCGATGATGATTCCAGTCAAAAGTCCAAAGAATAG
- a CDS encoding type II secretion system protein — protein MMIPVKSPKNRKSFTLLEVMVAICIFSMMASISGWQIFRMISEYRFSNQVTDCFSSLQNAQSLALLYQTDVFFEIFLENDTYYYRIYSDEPFPPSILNREKKQALSAVKVCKYNKEYIKNKKWGISSNGLIYPRGVIYFAKQEKKGLWIDLQKGFLIKCAKEKPIKRW, from the coding sequence ATGATGATTCCAGTCAAAAGTCCAAAGAATAGAAAATCATTTACTCTTTTAGAGGTAATGGTTGCCATCTGTATTTTTAGTATGATGGCCTCTATTAGTGGATGGCAGATCTTTCGCATGATCTCTGAGTATAGGTTTAGCAATCAAGTAACCGATTGTTTTTCCTCTTTGCAAAATGCACAATCTCTTGCTCTGCTTTATCAAACAGATGTATTCTTTGAGATCTTTTTAGAAAATGACACTTATTATTATAGGATCTATTCCGATGAACCTTTTCCACCTTCTATTTTAAATCGAGAAAAAAAACAAGCTCTTTCTGCTGTAAAGGTTTGTAAGTATAACAAAGAGTACATCAAGAATAAAAAGTGGGGGATTTCTTCCAATGGGCTCATTTACCCAAGAGGGGTGATCTATTTTGCTAAACAAGAAAAAAAAGGATTGTGGATTGATTTACAAAAAGGATTTCTCATAAAATGCGCTAAAGAAAAACCCATAAAACGTTGGTAG
- a CDS encoding YbhB/YbcL family Raf kinase inhibitor-like protein, with the protein MQLLSSAFNHMGSIPLEYSCDGNNINPELVIKEVPSHAKSLVLIMDDPDVPSSVCKDCMWDHWVVFNIPPTTTYIPKDGIPQGSIGKNTDGTLCYQGPCPPNGEHRYFFKLYALDCELDLSEGANKKQVEKAMQGHIIAHTELVGKYKRI; encoded by the coding sequence ATGCAATTACTCTCTTCTGCCTTTAATCACATGGGGTCGATTCCTCTAGAATATAGCTGCGATGGTAATAACATAAATCCAGAGCTGGTCATAAAGGAGGTTCCTTCTCATGCAAAAAGTCTTGTATTGATCATGGATGATCCAGATGTTCCCTCGTCTGTTTGCAAAGACTGTATGTGGGATCACTGGGTTGTCTTTAACATCCCTCCAACCACTACGTATATCCCCAAAGATGGTATACCCCAAGGAAGTATTGGGAAAAATACAGATGGAACACTTTGCTATCAAGGACCATGCCCTCCTAATGGAGAGCACCGCTATTTTTTTAAGCTCTATGCTCTTGATTGTGAGTTGGATCTATCTGAGGGGGCTAATAAAAAACAAGTAGAGAAGGCTATGCAAGGACATATTATTGCACATACAGAATTAGTTGGTAAATATAAACGCATATAA